Proteins from one Megalops cyprinoides isolate fMegCyp1 chromosome 11, fMegCyp1.pri, whole genome shotgun sequence genomic window:
- the kctd12.1 gene encoding BTB/POZ domain-containing protein KCTD12.1, translating to MDSADTTRGISNGEDTRSPFPEIIELNVGGQVYVTRHTTLIAVPDSLLWNMFSQKTPQELARDSKGRYFLDRDGFLFRYILDYLRDLNLVLPDYFPEKSRLQREAEFFQLHDLSKRLSPKVSKEDSICEDISQSDPEEAAILSGRGGSSSETSHLVPSVSSTNTRSPSLESRKSGYITIGYRGSYTIGRDIQTDAKFRRVARITVCGKTSLAKEVFGDTLNESRDPDRPPERYTSRYYLKYNFLEQAFDKLTEVGFHMVACSSTGTCAYASNDPNEDKIWTSYTEYVFCRE from the coding sequence atggaTTCGGCAGATACCACACGTGGAATATCTAACGGCGAAGACACCAGATCCCCCTTTCCTGAAATCATCGAATTAAATGTTGGGGGACAGGTTTACGTTACTCGACACACAACTTTAATCGCTGTCCCAGACTCTCTTCTATGGAACATGTTTAGCCAAAAAACACCACAAGAGCTGGCTCGAGACAGCAAAGGGCGCTACTTTTTGGACAGGGACGGCTTTTTGTTCCGTTACATTTTGGACTACCTGCGGGACCTCAACCTCGTTTTGCCCGATTACTTTCCTGAGAAAAgcaggctgcagagagaagccgAGTTTTTCCAGTTGCACGACCTCTCCAAGCGCCTTAGTCCCAAAGTGAGCAAGGAGGACTCCATCTGTGAGGATATCTCGCAGAGCGACCCAGAGGAGGCTGCGATCCTGAGCGGACGCGGGGGCTCTAGCTCGGAAACTTCGCATCTTGTGCCGTCCGTCAGCAGCACCAACACCCGCTCTCCGTCCTTGGAGTCTCGGAAATCGGGCTACATAACCATCGGTTACCGGGGCTCGTATACCATCGGAAGAGATATTCAAACCGATGCCAAATTTAGGAGAGTAGCCAGGATCACAGTGTGTGGGAAGACATCTCTTGCCAAAGAAGTGTTTGGAGATACCCTGAACGAAAGCAGGGATCCGGACAGACCCCCGGAGAGGTACACGTCTCGCTATTACCTGAAGTATAATTTTCTGGAGCAAGCATTTGATAAGCTGACCGAGGTGGGTTTTCACATGGTAGCTTGCAGCTCCACCGGCACTTGCGCTTATGCCAGCAATGACCCTAACGAGGACAAAATCTGGACAAGCTACACCGAGTATGTGTTCTGTCGAGAATAA